The proteins below are encoded in one region of Pseudomonas putida S13.1.2:
- a CDS encoding non-ribosomal peptide synthetase, which yields MQHNTQLEMVQRFVQLPLAQRRLFLEKLAAKGMSLAQFPLGPLRSGEGPWPVSYAQERQWFLWQLEPQSTAYHMPTVLRLSGALDVDALQRALDALIVRHEALRTVFIETDDGLRQQVLPAASLPVRTEVLCGELDAAIEAEVAQPFDLRHGPLLRLALLQEGPERHVLVLTLHHIVSDAWSMQRLVAELVQLYAGQGELPALPIQYADYALWQRSWMEAGERDRQLGYWREALSGEQPLLELPFDRARPARQSHCGERVELHLPAAAAQALHTLAKTTASTPFVILLAAFQATLHRYSGQADIRVGVPIANRTRLETQGLIGFFVNTQVLRAELDGQLTFNEVLDQVRARTQAAQAHQELPFEQLVDALQPERSLSHSPLFQVMFNHQSGGRSGQGLAGLPGLSVQSLERTTRTSHFDLVLDTWDGAEGIHAAFTFATDLFERATIERFSQHWAHLLEAALADPAQRLSELPLMTPSDTTAQIAQWNRGAVARPSSLLVHQLFEAQAQQAPDAPAILFGEQVLSYAEVNRRANRLAHALISRGIGAESRVAILLPRSAEVLVSFLAVHKAGAAYVPLDVAYPQDRLQYMVQDSRAALIVTDRIRIAELALDETRALALDDVGRASYAETNPQLAICEESLAYVIYTSGSTGLPKGVAVPFGALSMHIQAAGARYQTSPADCMLHFMSFAFDGSHEGWMHPLINGGRVLVRDDEIWSPEHTYEQMKRHGVTIGIFPPVYIQQLAEHAEHDGQPPAVRIYCAGGDAVSQASYDLVRRALRPDWFINGYGPTETVVTPLLWKAGHDEPCPGAYAPIGDLVGSRSAYVLDDHLALQPVGLSGELYLGGQGVARGYLDRAALTAERFVPDPFGGGGGRLYRSGDLTRYTAGGVVEYQGRVDHQVKVRGFRIELGEIEARLLELDAVSEAVVVAQDTGNGKRLVAYMVAVGEGQALVESVRAQLRQQLPEYMIPAHFVVLTAMPLTPNGKLDRKALPAPDLSVTPRSFVAPVTTLEQRLAQIWQQVLKLDRVGLYDNFFELGGDSIISLQMVSRARREGIALAAKDVFEHQTVQGLASVAREVASTVAEQAPVTGAAPLTPIQQAFFERAVAQPHHWNQSLVLTPREALQPEPLARALATLVAHHDALRLRFTEQQGQWQAEYAGIADAPLLRTFQAADADAFTACADGVQRSLDLAHGPLLQAMLADWADGSQRLLLVIHHLAVDGVSWRVLLEDLEQAYAAALRGETAVLAAKTHAFKGWAERLQALAVAKTPELGFWQQQLSGGEDRLPGQREGTGLLGNSRSVRSRLSEAMTRKLLQQAPAAYRTQINDLLLSALARVLCDWTGRDEVLVRLEGHGREALFEDVDLSRTVGWFTALYPVRLTPAAEYGASIKAIKEQLRAVPDKGVGYGLLRYLGQPDARSTLAALPEGAVLFNYLGQFDQSFDAEQGWLRPARESAGASQSPEAALDTPLSINGQVYGGVLELGFSFDDQVLDTAAVEALAERYTQVLEAMIEHCCQASAGALTPSDVPLAHLDQARLDALPLAPSLVEDIYPLAPLQQGMLFHALYGAGNGDYVNQMRVDVQGLDVAAFRAAWQAVVQQHETLRANFLADAEPPLQVIRRTVEVPCLELDWRNVQCTAETLAAWAAEDRLAGFDLLHDPLLRLALLRTGEDSHHLVMTSHHIMLDGWSLSQMLAEVLQRYAGQPVHRGPGRYRDYIAWLQRQDVSRSEQFWRGQLAPVNEPTRLARCVGTVAAVGGYGQHGVVLDAARTRVLADFARRQRVTLNTLVQAAWALLLQRYTGQASVAFGATVAGRPAELPGIEQQLGLFINTLPVIATPDATASVGQWLSQLQGTNLALREHEHTPLYDVQRWAGFAGEALFDSVLVFENYPVAEALQQGPITGLRFGEVASQEQTHYPLTLVVGVHDQLSFQFSHALGHFDAPAIARIAAHFVRLLEALAQDAANAVGNLPMFAAHEHTALLADWNPVLADYPSQACLHQLIEAQAARHPHATALVFEGQHLSYGELNRRANRIAHHLRQLGVGPDVLVGLAVERSLEMVVGLVAILKAGGAYLPLDPDSPGDRLAYIIDDAGLTLLLAQQHLRGVLSVPPNVQCLALETAGEGCPEHNPVNLTTAANLAYVIYTSGSTGKPKGTLLPHHNVLRLFEATARDFAFDESDVWTLFHSYAFDFSVWEIFGALLYGGRLVIVPRAVTRSPEDFHKLLAAEQVTVLNQTPSAFKQLMPVACASDKGLALRHVVFGGEALEIASLAPWFERFGDQAPRLINMYGITETTVHVTFRPVTLADLGSQAVSPIGRAIDDLSWYVLDGALNPVAPGCTGELHVGRAGLARGYLGRPALTAERFIPDPFAGDGGRLYRTGDLANAGLDGAVEYIGRIDHQVKIRGFRIELGEIAAQLHQHPLVREAAVVDVDGPLGKQLVGYLVPKDTSADPREVLKAHLKTVLPDYMVPAHLVLVVRLPLTTNGKLDRKALPAPEVEQQAYVAPVGEIEQQVAAIWADVLKVEQVGRDDDFFELGGHSLLSLTVISRLQLQLGLTVKPELIFQFPKLAEFAEALNVREEDSFEEKLRRLSFLAEDLESVE from the coding sequence ATGCAACACAACACCCAACTGGAGATGGTCCAGCGTTTCGTCCAACTGCCCCTGGCCCAGCGCCGTCTGTTCCTTGAGAAGCTGGCTGCCAAGGGCATGAGCCTGGCACAATTTCCCCTCGGCCCGCTGCGCAGCGGCGAGGGGCCTTGGCCTGTGTCATACGCCCAGGAACGTCAGTGGTTCCTCTGGCAACTTGAGCCGCAGAGCACGGCCTATCACATGCCCACCGTGCTGCGCCTGAGCGGTGCCCTGGACGTGGACGCCCTGCAACGGGCACTGGACGCGCTGATCGTCCGTCACGAAGCGCTGCGCACGGTGTTCATCGAGACCGACGACGGCCTGCGCCAGCAGGTTTTGCCAGCCGCGTCGCTTCCTGTTCGGACCGAGGTGCTGTGCGGCGAACTCGATGCGGCCATCGAGGCTGAAGTGGCCCAGCCATTCGATCTGCGCCACGGCCCGCTTCTGCGCCTGGCGCTGCTGCAGGAAGGGCCCGAGCGCCATGTGCTGGTGCTGACCCTGCATCACATCGTCAGCGATGCCTGGTCGATGCAGCGGCTGGTGGCGGAGCTTGTGCAGTTGTATGCAGGGCAGGGTGAGCTGCCCGCGCTGCCGATCCAGTACGCCGATTACGCCCTGTGGCAGCGCAGCTGGATGGAAGCGGGCGAGCGTGATCGCCAGCTGGGCTACTGGCGTGAAGCCTTGAGTGGCGAGCAGCCGCTGCTGGAGCTGCCGTTCGACCGGGCGCGTCCGGCCCGGCAAAGCCACTGCGGCGAACGGGTCGAGCTGCACTTGCCTGCCGCCGCCGCGCAGGCCCTGCATACCTTGGCCAAAACGACCGCCAGCACGCCGTTCGTCATCCTGCTGGCCGCGTTCCAGGCCACGTTGCACCGGTACAGCGGTCAGGCCGATATCCGTGTCGGCGTGCCCATTGCCAACCGCACCCGCCTGGAAACTCAGGGTTTGATTGGTTTCTTCGTCAACACCCAGGTGTTGCGTGCCGAACTCGACGGTCAGCTGACCTTCAATGAAGTGCTCGACCAGGTCCGTGCGCGTACCCAGGCGGCCCAGGCCCATCAGGAGCTGCCATTCGAGCAACTGGTGGATGCCTTGCAGCCCGAGCGTAGCTTGAGCCACAGCCCGCTATTCCAAGTGATGTTCAACCACCAGTCGGGCGGTCGCAGCGGTCAAGGGCTGGCGGGCCTGCCGGGCTTGAGCGTGCAGAGCCTGGAGCGCACCACGCGCACTTCTCACTTCGACCTGGTGCTGGACACCTGGGACGGCGCCGAGGGCATTCATGCCGCCTTCACCTTCGCCACTGACCTGTTCGAGAGGGCTACCATCGAGCGCTTCAGCCAGCATTGGGCGCACCTGCTCGAGGCCGCCCTGGCCGATCCGGCGCAGCGCCTGTCCGAGCTGCCGCTGATGACCCCCAGTGACACAACCGCCCAGATCGCCCAATGGAACCGGGGCGCCGTGGCGCGGCCGTCGTCCCTGCTGGTGCATCAGCTGTTCGAAGCCCAGGCGCAGCAAGCGCCTGACGCTCCGGCGATCCTGTTCGGCGAGCAGGTGCTGAGTTATGCCGAGGTCAACCGCCGTGCCAACCGTTTGGCCCACGCGCTGATCTCCCGTGGGATCGGCGCTGAGTCGCGGGTAGCGATCCTGCTGCCGCGCAGTGCCGAGGTACTGGTGAGCTTCCTGGCGGTACACAAGGCCGGCGCCGCCTACGTGCCGCTGGACGTGGCCTACCCGCAGGACCGCTTGCAGTACATGGTCCAGGACAGCCGCGCCGCGCTGATCGTCACCGACCGCATCCGCATCGCTGAGCTGGCCCTGGACGAAACCCGCGCCCTGGCGCTGGACGATGTGGGGCGTGCTTCGTACGCCGAGACCAATCCGCAGTTGGCCATCTGTGAAGAGAGCCTGGCCTACGTGATCTATACCTCCGGCTCCACCGGCCTGCCCAAGGGCGTGGCGGTGCCGTTCGGGGCACTCTCGATGCATATCCAGGCGGCGGGTGCGCGTTACCAGACCAGCCCGGCCGATTGCATGCTGCACTTCATGTCCTTCGCGTTCGACGGCTCCCATGAAGGCTGGATGCACCCGCTGATCAACGGCGGCCGCGTGCTGGTGCGCGATGACGAAATCTGGTCACCGGAACACACCTACGAACAGATGAAGCGCCATGGTGTGACCATCGGCATCTTCCCGCCGGTTTACATCCAGCAACTGGCCGAGCATGCCGAGCATGACGGCCAGCCGCCCGCAGTGCGCATTTACTGCGCCGGTGGCGATGCGGTGTCCCAGGCCAGCTATGACCTGGTGCGCCGCGCCCTGCGCCCGGACTGGTTCATCAACGGTTATGGCCCGACCGAAACCGTGGTTACCCCCTTGCTGTGGAAAGCCGGCCACGACGAACCGTGCCCCGGTGCCTACGCCCCAATTGGCGATCTGGTCGGCAGCCGCAGCGCCTATGTGCTCGACGATCACCTGGCACTGCAACCGGTGGGCCTCTCGGGCGAGTTGTACCTGGGCGGGCAGGGTGTGGCGCGTGGCTACCTGGACCGGGCGGCATTGACCGCTGAGCGCTTCGTGCCCGACCCGTTCGGCGGCGGGGGCGGCCGTCTTTATCGCAGCGGCGATCTGACCCGTTACACCGCAGGTGGCGTGGTGGAGTATCAGGGCCGGGTTGACCATCAGGTGAAGGTGCGCGGCTTCCGCATCGAGCTGGGGGAAATCGAAGCGCGACTGCTGGAGCTCGACGCCGTCAGCGAGGCGGTGGTGGTGGCCCAGGACACAGGCAATGGCAAACGCCTTGTGGCGTATATGGTGGCGGTCGGCGAGGGGCAGGCACTGGTCGAAAGTGTGCGGGCACAACTGCGCCAGCAACTGCCCGAATACATGATCCCCGCGCACTTCGTGGTGCTCACGGCCATGCCACTGACGCCAAACGGCAAGCTCGACCGCAAGGCTTTGCCAGCGCCGGACCTGAGCGTGACCCCGCGCAGCTTCGTGGCGCCGGTCACAACCCTGGAGCAGCGCCTGGCTCAGATCTGGCAACAGGTGCTCAAGCTGGACCGGGTGGGGCTGTACGACAACTTCTTCGAGTTAGGTGGCGATTCGATCATTTCGCTGCAGATGGTCAGCCGTGCCCGTCGCGAAGGTATCGCCTTGGCGGCCAAGGACGTGTTCGAGCATCAGACCGTCCAGGGTCTGGCCAGTGTCGCCCGCGAAGTGGCCAGCACCGTTGCAGAGCAGGCGCCGGTCACTGGCGCAGCGCCCTTGACACCTATCCAGCAGGCCTTCTTCGAGCGGGCCGTGGCGCAACCTCATCACTGGAACCAGAGCCTGGTGCTCACCCCGCGCGAGGCGCTGCAACCTGAGCCCTTGGCCCGTGCACTGGCCACGCTCGTGGCCCATCACGATGCGCTGCGCCTGCGCTTTACCGAGCAGCAGGGCCAATGGCAGGCCGAATACGCCGGCATTGCCGATGCGCCGCTGCTCAGGACCTTCCAGGCGGCGGACGCTGACGCCTTCACGGCCTGCGCCGATGGTGTACAGCGCAGCCTCGACCTGGCTCACGGGCCGCTGTTGCAAGCAATGCTCGCCGACTGGGCTGACGGCTCCCAGCGCCTGCTATTGGTGATCCATCATCTGGCGGTCGATGGCGTGTCCTGGCGTGTGCTGCTCGAAGACCTTGAGCAAGCCTATGCCGCCGCGCTGCGCGGCGAGACTGCGGTGCTTGCGGCCAAGACCCATGCCTTCAAGGGCTGGGCCGAGCGCCTGCAAGCCCTGGCAGTGGCCAAGACGCCGGAGCTTGGGTTCTGGCAGCAGCAACTCAGCGGTGGGGAAGACCGCTTGCCTGGCCAGCGCGAGGGCACCGGCCTGCTGGGCAACAGCCGTAGCGTGCGTAGCCGCTTGAGCGAGGCCATGACCCGCAAGCTGCTGCAGCAGGCGCCTGCTGCCTATCGCACCCAGATCAACGACCTGCTGCTCAGCGCCCTGGCGCGGGTGCTGTGCGACTGGACCGGTCGCGACGAGGTACTGGTACGCCTGGAAGGCCATGGCCGTGAGGCGCTGTTCGAGGACGTCGACCTTTCCCGTACCGTGGGCTGGTTCACCGCATTGTACCCGGTGCGCCTCACTCCAGCCGCCGAGTACGGCGCCAGCATCAAGGCGATCAAGGAACAACTGCGGGCGGTACCCGACAAGGGCGTGGGTTACGGCCTGCTGCGCTACCTGGGCCAGCCCGATGCACGCAGCACCCTGGCTGCCTTGCCCGAGGGTGCGGTGCTGTTCAACTACCTGGGCCAGTTTGACCAGAGCTTCGATGCCGAACAGGGCTGGCTGCGCCCGGCCCGCGAGAGCGCCGGTGCCAGCCAGAGCCCGGAGGCGGCGCTTGATACGCCCCTGAGCATCAACGGCCAGGTGTATGGCGGGGTGCTGGAGCTGGGCTTCAGTTTCGACGACCAGGTGCTGGATACAGCCGCGGTCGAGGCCTTGGCCGAACGCTACACACAAGTGCTTGAAGCCATGATCGAGCATTGCTGCCAGGCCTCGGCCGGTGCGCTGACGCCGTCGGATGTACCGCTGGCGCACCTGGACCAGGCGAGGCTGGACGCGTTGCCTCTGGCGCCTTCGCTGGTCGAGGACATCTACCCGCTGGCGCCCCTGCAGCAAGGCATGCTGTTCCACGCCTTGTACGGCGCGGGCAATGGCGACTACGTCAACCAGATGCGTGTGGATGTGCAGGGCCTGGACGTCGCAGCCTTCCGCGCGGCCTGGCAAGCCGTGGTGCAGCAGCATGAAACCCTGCGAGCCAACTTCCTGGCGGATGCCGAGCCGCCGTTGCAGGTTATTCGCCGCACGGTCGAAGTACCGTGCCTCGAGCTGGACTGGCGCAACGTGCAGTGCACTGCCGAAACGCTCGCAGCCTGGGCCGCTGAAGACCGGCTGGCAGGCTTCGACCTGCTGCACGACCCGCTGCTGCGCCTGGCGCTGCTGCGCACGGGTGAAGACAGCCATCACCTGGTAATGACCAGCCATCACATCATGCTCGATGGCTGGAGCCTGTCGCAGATGCTTGCCGAAGTCCTGCAACGCTATGCCGGCCAGCCGGTGCACCGTGGGCCAGGACGGTATCGCGACTACATCGCCTGGCTGCAACGCCAGGACGTCAGCCGCAGCGAACAGTTCTGGCGCGGTCAGCTGGCGCCGGTGAACGAGCCGACTCGCCTGGCCCGTTGCGTGGGCACCGTTGCGGCCGTCGGTGGCTACGGTCAGCACGGCGTGGTGCTGGATGCTGCGCGCACGCGAGTGCTGGCCGACTTCGCCCGCCGTCAGCGCGTCACCCTCAACACCCTGGTGCAAGCGGCCTGGGCGCTGCTGCTGCAACGCTATACCGGCCAGGCCAGCGTTGCCTTTGGTGCCACCGTCGCCGGTCGCCCGGCCGAGCTGCCAGGCATCGAGCAGCAACTGGGGCTGTTCATCAATACCCTGCCGGTGATTGCCACCCCCGACGCGACTGCTTCGGTCGGCCAGTGGTTGAGCCAGTTGCAGGGCACCAACCTGGCCCTGCGCGAGCATGAGCACACGCCGCTGTACGATGTACAGCGCTGGGCCGGCTTTGCCGGTGAAGCGCTGTTTGACAGTGTGCTGGTGTTCGAAAACTACCCGGTGGCCGAGGCGTTACAGCAAGGGCCAATCACCGGCTTGCGCTTTGGCGAAGTGGCGAGCCAGGAGCAAACCCACTACCCGCTGACGCTGGTGGTGGGTGTGCATGATCAATTGTCCTTCCAGTTCAGCCATGCGTTGGGGCATTTCGATGCGCCGGCGATCGCACGCATTGCCGCGCATTTCGTGCGGTTGCTCGAAGCCTTGGCGCAAGATGCGGCCAACGCCGTCGGCAACCTGCCGATGTTCGCTGCGCACGAGCACACCGCGTTGCTGGCTGACTGGAACCCAGTGCTGGCCGACTACCCCAGCCAGGCCTGCCTGCACCAGTTGATCGAAGCCCAGGCCGCACGCCACCCGCACGCCACCGCCCTGGTGTTCGAAGGCCAGCACCTGAGCTACGGCGAACTCAACCGCCGCGCCAACCGTATCGCCCACCACCTGCGTCAGCTGGGCGTCGGGCCGGACGTGCTGGTGGGGCTGGCGGTAGAGCGCAGCCTGGAAATGGTCGTGGGCCTGGTGGCCATCCTCAAGGCCGGTGGCGCCTACCTGCCACTGGACCCGGACTCTCCCGGCGACCGCCTGGCCTACATCATCGACGACGCCGGCCTCACGTTGCTGCTGGCCCAGCAGCATTTGCGCGGGGTGTTGTCGGTTCCGCCGAATGTGCAGTGCCTGGCGCTGGAAACGGCAGGCGAGGGCTGCCCGGAGCACAACCCGGTCAACCTGACCACTGCGGCCAACCTGGCCTACGTGATCTACACCTCCGGCTCCACCGGCAAGCCCAAGGGAACGTTGCTGCCCCATCACAATGTGCTGCGCCTGTTCGAGGCTACGGCGCGGGACTTCGCCTTCGACGAAAGCGATGTGTGGACCCTGTTCCACTCCTATGCCTTCGATTTCTCGGTGTGGGAGATCTTCGGCGCGCTGCTGTACGGGGGCCGTCTGGTGATCGTGCCGCGTGCGGTGACCCGTTCGCCGGAGGACTTCCACAAGTTGCTCGCCGCCGAGCAGGTCACGGTGCTCAACCAGACCCCGTCGGCCTTCAAGCAGTTGATGCCGGTGGCCTGTGCATCGGACAAAGGCCTGGCCCTGCGCCATGTGGTGTTCGGGGGTGAAGCCCTGGAAATTGCCAGCCTGGCGCCGTGGTTCGAGCGCTTCGGCGACCAGGCGCCACGGCTGATCAACATGTACGGCATCACCGAAACCACGGTGCACGTGACCTTCCGCCCGGTGACCCTGGCGGACCTGGGCAGCCAGGCGGTCAGCCCGATCGGCCGGGCCATCGACGACTTGTCCTGGTACGTGCTCGATGGCGCGCTGAACCCGGTGGCACCGGGCTGCACCGGCGAGCTGCATGTGGGCCGCGCGGGCCTGGCCCGTGGTTACCTGGGCCGCCCGGCACTCACCGCCGAGCGCTTCATTCCCGACCCGTTCGCCGGTGACGGTGGCCGCCTGTACCGCACCGGCGACCTGGCCAATGCCGGCCTCGACGGGGCGGTGGAGTACATCGGGCGCATCGACCATCAGGTGAAAATTCGCGGCTTCCGCATCGAGTTGGGCGAGATCGCCGCGCAACTGCACCAGCACCCTTTGGTGCGCGAAGCCGCAGTGGTGGACGTCGACGGCCCGTTGGGCAAACAACTGGTCGGGTATCTGGTACCCAAGGACACCAGCGCGGATCCGCGCGAGGTGCTCAAGGCGCACCTGAAGACCGTACTGCCGGATTACATGGTGCCGGCGCACCTGGTGTTAGTGGTGCGCCTGCCGCTGACCACCAACGGCAAGCTCGACCGCAAGGCGTTGCCCGCGCCGGAAGTTGAACAGCAGGCGTACGTGGCGCCAGTCGGCGAGATCGAGCAGCAGGTCGCGGCGATCTGGGCCGATGTGTTGAAAGTCGAACAGGTCGGTCGCGACGACGATTTCTTCGAACTGGGCGGCCATTCGCTGCTCTCGCTCACGGTCATTTCCCGGCTGCAACTGCAGCTTGGCCTGACCGTAAAACCGGAATTGATCTTCCAGTTCCCCAAACTGGCTGAATTTGCCGAGGCCTTGAACGTTAGAGAGGAGGACAGTTTTGAAGAGAAGCTTCGTCGCTTGAGCTTCCTTGCCGAAGACCTGGAGTCGGTCGAATGA